A window from Manduca sexta isolate Smith_Timp_Sample1 chromosome 24, JHU_Msex_v1.0, whole genome shotgun sequence encodes these proteins:
- the LOC115443910 gene encoding uncharacterized protein LOC115443910 → MEKNIELLLSKLDEKLEKQTELITYSVTKSVMEALDEKMKAVTEENNKLKNKISELELKLKRTELEKRKSNLVFFGVEEKIKFEAELVDFIKEIIVGMGVRMDSQEISKVYRIGQKIENKNRPVVVTITTQWKKHLILKNKPKLPQGINIKEDYPKEILYRRKQLQPQLEEENKKGNIAYLKYDRLIVKKPIENREKRKRDTSDSPKALTQKKANRKDTLNNPSPQSTLPKAYGLPPRLVPAEDLDHHPLTRNNNNNNNNSRNRNKLYLATLNTRTLRTAESLSELEEALKDLNWNLIGISEMRRVGEYIDEHRDFVIFNKGDIEGQRGVGFIVKKHLKEHILEFIGINDRIAILHMRLSSLNKTWSIIQAYAPTEQADELQHKSFYNDLSQITNNYSRNIIILMGDFNAQVGIKQCEEEYVLGSFGYGKRSKNGQRLVDFLLEHNLTLLNSTFKKNKNKKWTWISPGGNYRTEIDYIITSHPRLFTNTEVITKLNFNTDHRMVRATIKTIPPKLSRKFTIPSTLPTYCIKCNETTRNSLSKLSRELLETDEIDVGASYNKLQNEIICQNNQKLLQYKYDLSDSTLQLINKRKSLFNYKTRKQNNQIISDLSKKIREGIRKDRKLKRLQTLEKHITRTGGTRKALKELRESNPWIPKLKNNQKNVTGRKNINKIATKFYCNLYSNQDTTINVNVSRASLNGDPPLLNPEPEILHSETRKAILSQKLDKAPGPDKITNEVLKGTLEELVPILTKIFNGILRSGYIPEQWEISHIILIHKKGQKDDIGNYRPISLTSNIYKIFSKIILDRISSTLDENQPKEQAGFRKNYSTIDHIHTVKQVMEKYNEYNKPLYMAFIDYSKAFDSISHIAIWESLQNQGIPAVYINIIKKIYSNSKARVQLETLGEIFQIKRGVRQGDPLSPKLFSAVLETIFRKLIWDQYGLRIDGQKLNHLRFADDIVLFEEHPENLEKMLEDLINESEEVGLSLNINKTKLLTNSVKYEIKSNNVPVEYVEEYIYLGQIISHTDITTKEVKRRIANGWKRYWSLKEIMKSTDLNTSIKRKVFNTCVLPCITYGCETWSLTKHHRNMLEHCQRSMERSLIGIKKQDKRRNTFIRSKTKVTDVLTRIDNLKWRWTGHMLRSTQEKWSKIVTDWYPRDGKRKRGRQCKRWEDELKLTAGPNWRRVARDRAQWKSLEEAFANRHTELRDIL, encoded by the exons atggaaaaaaatatagaactacTTCTTAGTAAACTCGACGAGAAACTAGAAAAACAAACCGAACTCATAACATACTCTGTAACCAAGAGTGTCATGGAAGCTTTAGACGAAAAAATGAAAGCAGTCACGGaggaaaataataaactcaaaaacaaaatatctgaaCTTGAACTTAAACTTAAAAGAACAGAATTAGAAAAGAGAAAAAGCAATCTGGTCTTCTTTGGAGTCGAAGAAAAGATTAAATTCGAAGCGGAATTAgtagattttattaaagaaataattgtgGGCATGGGAGTACGCATGGATAGTCAAGAAATTAGCAAAGTCTATAGAATCGGAcaaaaaattgaaaacaaaaatcgTCCAGTGGTTGTAACCATCACAACTCAATGGAAAAAACAtctcatattaaaaaataaacctaaactGCCACAAGGTATTAACATAAAAGAAGACTACCCCAAGGAAATCCTATACAGACGTAAACAATTACAACCACAATTAGAAGAAGAAAATAAGAAGGGTAATATTGCCTATCTAAAATATGACAGGCTTATTGTGAAAAAGCCAATAGAAAATAGAGAGAAAAGAAAAAGAGATACTTCCGACTCACCTAAAGCACTAACACAGAAGAAAGCTAACAGAAAAGATACATTGAACAATCCATCGCCCCAAAGTACACTACCCAAAGCATATG GTCTCCCACCACGGCTGGTCCCCGCGGAAGACCTAGACCACCACCCTCTaacaagaaacaataataataataacaataacagtaGGAATAGGAACAAGTTATACCTAGCAACCCTAAACACTAGAACCTTACGAACAGCAGAATCTCTATCGGAACTAGAAGAAGCATTAAAGGACCTTAACTGGAACTTAATAGGAATAAGCGAAATGAGAAGAGTAGGAGAATATATTGATGAGCACCGTGATTTTGTTATATTCAATAAAGGAGACATTGAAGGACAAAGAGGAGTTGGATTTATAGTTAAAAAGCACTTAAAAGAACATATACTTGAGTTTATTGGAATTAATGATAGAATTGCAATACTACATATGAGACTATCAAGCCTCAACAAAACATGGTCAATTATCCAAGCATATGCACCTACAGAACAAGCTGACGAACTTCAGCATAAGTCCTTCTACAACGACCTATCCCAAATTACAAATAACTActcaagaaatataattatattaatgggTGACTTTAATGCGCAAGTGGGAATAAAACAATGTGAGGAAGAATATGTGTTAGGAAGTTTTGGCTATGGGAAAAGAAGCAAAAATGGACAAAGGctagtagattttttattagagCACAATCTTACTCTCCTAAATAGTAcattcaagaaaaataaaaacaaaaagtggACTTGGATCTCTCCAGGCGGAAATTATAGAACtgaaatagattatattataaccagCCATCCAAGATTATTTACAAACACGGaagttataacaaaattaaactttaatactgACCACCGCATGGTAAGAGCGACAATCAAGACTATACCACCTAAACTGTCTAGAAAGTTTACTATACCTAGCACACTCCCGACATACTGCATAAAGTGCAATGAAACAACTCGGAACTCCTTGTCAAAGCTTAGCAGAGAACTTTTAGAAACCGACGAAATAGATGTAGGAGCAAGCtataataaactacaaaatgaaattatatgcCAGAATAACCAAAAACTGCTACAATATAAGTATGACTTAAGTGATTCAACTCTACAActgataaataaaagaaaaagtcTATTTAACTATAAAACAAGGAAACAGAACAACCAAATCATAagtgatttaagtaaaaaaatcagagAGGGCATCAGGAAAGATAGGAAACTGAAGAGGCTGCAAACCCTAGAAAAACACATAACGAGAACAGGAGGAACTAGAAAAGCTCTAAAAGAACTAAGAGAATCAAATCCATGGATTCCAAAACTGAAGAACAACCAAAAAAATGTGACAGGCCgaaagaatataaacaaaatagctACAAAATTCTACTGTAATCTATATTCCAATCAAGATACCAccataaatgtaaatgtaagtCGAGCAAGCCTTAATGGGGATCCACCCTTATTGAACCCAGAACCCGAAATATTACACAGCGAAACTAGGAAAGCTATACTAAGTCAAAAATTAGACAAAGCACCAGGTCCTGACAAAATTACAAATGAGGTATTAAAAGGAACCTTAGAAGAACTTGTTCCCATACTAACTAAAATCTTCAACGGCATCCTAAGATCGGGATATATTCCAGAACAATGGGAAATATCACatatcattctcatacataagaAAGGCCAAAAAGATGATATAGGAAATTATAGACCAATAAGCCTAACGtctaacatttataaaatcttttccaaaattattttagaccGAATAAGTAGCACACTAGACGAAAACCAACCAAAGGAACAAGCTGGATTCAGGAAAAACTATTCTACCATAGATCACATTCACACAGTTAAACAAGTTATGGAAAAATACAATGAGTACAACAAACCGTTGTATATGGCTTTTATTGATTACTCTAAGGCATTTGACAGCATTAGCCATATAGCCATATGGGAGAGTTTACAAAACCAGGGAATCCCTGCAGTGTACAtaaacatcattaaaaaaatatattccaacagCAAAGCAAGAGTGCAGCTTGAAACCCTGGGtgagatatttcaaataaaaagaggTGTTAGGCAAGGTGACCCGCTGTCCCCCAAACTGTTCTCTGCAGTGCTGGAGACTATATTTCGAAAACTAATCTGGGATCAGTATGGATTACGTATTGATGGACAAAAACTAAATCATCTTAGATTCGCTGACGATATTGTCTTGTTTGAAGAACACCCAGAGAACCTAGAAAAAATGTTAGAAGATCTAATAAACGAGAGTGAGGAAGTGGGATTATCcttgaacataaataaaacaaagttgttAACAAACtcagtaaaatatgaaataaagagTAACAACGTACCTGTCGAATATGTGGAAGAATATATCTATTTGGGACAGATCATTTCACATACAGACATAACTACTAAAGAAGTCAAAAGACGAATAGCCAACGGATGGAAAAGATATTGGTCACTAAAAGAGATTATGAAATCTACCGATCTTAATACCAGCATCAAGAGGAAGGTCTTCAATACCTGCGTTCTTCCCTGTATCACATATGGGTGCGAAACCTGGTCTCTTACAAAACATCACAGAAACATGCTAGAACACTGCCAAAGATCCATGGAACGAAGCTTGATAGGTATCAAGAAACAAGACAAAAGACGGAACACATTTATAAGAAGTAAGACAAAAGTCACAGACGTACTTACCAGAATTGACAATTTGAAGTGGAGATGGACGGGACACATGCTGCGTAGTACCCAGGAGAAATGGAGCAAGATCGTAACAGACTGGTATCCTAGGGATGGGAAAAGGAAAAGAGGAAGACAATGTAAGCGATGGGAGGATGAGCTAAAATTGACAGCGGGTCCGAATTGGAGAAGGGTTGCTAGAGACCGAGCACAATGGAAATCGTTAGAGGAGGCCTTTGCCAACAGGCACACTGAACTTAGAGATATATTGTAA